From one Variovorax sp. PBL-H6 genomic stretch:
- a CDS encoding amino acid ABC transporter permease, whose protein sequence is MNYQFQFDAVFAAWPLLLKGTWITIQLSLVATLLGLMVAVFCAWGKTSGPGWLRFIVNAYIEVIRNTPFLVQLFFFFFALPAIGLRWSPYTAALTAMVVNLGAYATEIIRAGIESIPKGQIEAGRALNLKPWEIFRFVIIKPALKAIYPALTSQFILLMLSSAVVSVISAEDLTSVAANLQSQTFRSFEIYIVVAGIYLALAMSFSVLFKLIYQRTLNYPDRR, encoded by the coding sequence GTGAACTACCAATTCCAGTTCGATGCCGTCTTCGCCGCCTGGCCGCTGCTGCTGAAGGGCACCTGGATCACCATCCAGCTCTCGCTCGTGGCCACGCTGCTGGGGCTGATGGTGGCGGTCTTCTGCGCCTGGGGCAAGACCTCGGGCCCGGGCTGGCTGCGCTTCATCGTCAATGCCTATATCGAGGTGATCCGCAACACGCCCTTCCTGGTGCAGTTGTTCTTCTTTTTCTTCGCGCTGCCGGCCATCGGGCTGCGCTGGTCGCCCTACACGGCCGCGCTCACCGCCATGGTCGTGAACCTCGGCGCTTACGCGACCGAGATCATCCGCGCCGGCATCGAATCCATTCCGAAGGGGCAGATCGAGGCCGGCCGCGCGCTCAACCTCAAGCCGTGGGAGATCTTCCGCTTCGTGATCATCAAGCCGGCGCTGAAGGCCATCTACCCGGCGCTCACCAGCCAGTTCATCCTGCTGATGCTGAGCTCGGCCGTGGTGTCGGTGATCTCGGCCGAAGACCTTACCTCGGTCGCGGCCAACCTGCAGTCGCAGACCTTCCGCAGCTTCGAGATCTACATCGTGGTGGCCGGCATCTACCTGGCGCTGGCGATGTCGTTCTCGGTGCTGTTCAAGCTGATCTACCAGCGCACGCTCAACTACCCCGACCGGCGCTGA
- a CDS encoding amino acid ABC transporter ATP-binding protein, whose translation MTDAVATHAGAESVIRMEGVNKWYGTFQVLTGIDLSVRTGERIVICGPSGSGKSTLIRCINRLETVQKGKIVVDGIELTAGGKNVDAVRAEVGMVFQQFNLFPHLTILQNCTLAPMRSRGMSKEEAEQVAMKYLTRVRIPEQAHKYPSQLSGGQQQRVAIARALCMSPKIMLFDEPTSALDPEMVKEVLDTMIGLAEDGMTMLCVTHEMGFARSVADRVIFMADGKIVEQAPPQEFFGSPKHEKTRQFLGQILSSHQA comes from the coding sequence ATGACGGACGCAGTCGCGACCCACGCCGGTGCCGAATCGGTCATCCGCATGGAAGGGGTGAACAAGTGGTACGGCACTTTCCAGGTGCTGACCGGGATCGACCTGTCGGTGCGCACCGGCGAGCGCATCGTGATCTGCGGGCCCTCGGGCTCCGGCAAGTCCACGCTCATCCGCTGCATCAACCGGCTCGAGACGGTGCAGAAGGGCAAGATCGTGGTCGACGGCATCGAGCTCACGGCCGGCGGAAAGAACGTCGATGCGGTGCGCGCCGAGGTCGGCATGGTGTTCCAGCAGTTCAACCTGTTCCCGCACCTGACCATTCTTCAGAACTGCACGCTGGCGCCCATGCGATCGCGCGGCATGTCGAAGGAAGAGGCCGAGCAGGTGGCAATGAAGTACCTGACGCGCGTGCGCATCCCGGAGCAGGCCCACAAGTACCCGAGCCAGCTCTCCGGCGGGCAGCAGCAGCGCGTGGCGATCGCGCGGGCGCTGTGCATGTCGCCCAAGATCATGCTGTTCGACGAGCCCACTTCAGCGCTGGACCCGGAGATGGTCAAGGAAGTGCTGGACACGATGATCGGCCTGGCCGAGGACGGCATGACCATGCTGTGCGTGACGCACGAGATGGGCTTCGCGCGCAGCGTGGCCGACCGCGTGATCTTCATGGCCGACGGCAAGATCGTCGAGCAGGCGCCGCCGCAGGAGTTCTTCGGCAGCCCGAAGCACGAGAAGACGCGACAGTTCCTGGGGCAGATTCTCAGTTCGCATCAGGCATGA
- a CDS encoding sugar kinase: MNPAFDVALFGEAMLLLVADQPGAIENATGFHKRTAGAETNVAIGLSRLGLKVGWASRLGTDSMGRSLLATMQAEGIDCSHVTSDPAQRTGFQFKGRVTDGSDPPVEYHRKGSAASHMGPSDVDEAWLRSARHLHATGVFAAISDTSLQASLKAMEVMRAAGRTISFDPNLRPTLWSSTETMRHWINALAARADWVLPGMEEGLLLTGETTPEGVARFYRERGAKLVVVKLGAQGAYYDSDAAGTGRVDGFPVAQVIDTVGAGDGFAVGVISALLEGKPVPEAVRRGAWIGARAVQVLGDTEGLPTRAQLDEARL; this comes from the coding sequence ATGAATCCTGCCTTCGATGTCGCCCTCTTCGGCGAGGCCATGCTGCTGCTGGTGGCCGATCAACCCGGTGCGATCGAGAACGCCACCGGCTTTCACAAGCGCACCGCGGGTGCGGAAACGAACGTCGCCATCGGTCTCTCGCGCCTGGGCCTGAAGGTCGGCTGGGCCAGCCGGCTCGGGACCGATTCGATGGGCCGCTCGCTGCTGGCCACCATGCAGGCCGAGGGCATCGATTGCTCGCACGTGACCAGCGATCCGGCGCAGCGCACCGGCTTCCAGTTCAAGGGGCGCGTGACCGACGGCAGCGACCCGCCGGTCGAGTACCACCGCAAGGGCTCTGCCGCGAGCCACATGGGCCCGTCGGATGTCGACGAGGCCTGGCTGCGCTCGGCGCGGCACCTGCATGCGACCGGCGTGTTCGCCGCCATCTCCGACACCAGCCTGCAAGCCTCCCTGAAGGCGATGGAGGTGATGCGCGCGGCCGGCCGCACCATCTCCTTCGATCCCAATCTGCGTCCCACGCTGTGGTCCTCGACCGAGACCATGCGCCACTGGATCAACGCGCTGGCCGCCCGCGCCGACTGGGTGCTGCCCGGGATGGAAGAGGGCCTGCTGCTCACCGGCGAGACCACGCCCGAGGGCGTGGCGCGCTTCTACCGCGAGCGCGGTGCGAAGCTGGTGGTGGTCAAGCTCGGCGCGCAAGGCGCCTACTACGACAGCGATGCGGCGGGCACCGGCCGCGTCGACGGCTTCCCCGTGGCGCAGGTGATCGACACCGTGGGCGCCGGAGATGGTTTCGCCGTGGGCGTGATCAGCGCGCTGCTCGAAGGCAAGCCGGTGCCCGAGGCCGTGCGCCGTGGCGCCTGGATCGGCGCCCGCGCAGTGCAGGTGCTGGGCGACACCGAAGGCCTGCCGACGCGGGCGCAACTGGACGAAGCGAGGCTGTGA
- a CDS encoding amino acid ABC transporter permease codes for MRTFGFPDFLFILEAARWTLALSLIAFVGGAILGLVIALARTSENSAARVLSTGFIQVFQGTPLLLQLFLIFFGAPVIGFDINPWIAAGVALVLNSAAFLGEIWRGCIEAIPRGQTEAAHALNLGYASRMRDVVLPQAFKIALPPTVGYVVQIIKGTSLAAIIGFTEVTRAGQIINNATFQPLYVFSTVAAIYFVICWPLSLMAAHMERKRARALVR; via the coding sequence ATGCGTACCTTCGGCTTTCCCGATTTCCTCTTCATCCTCGAGGCCGCCAGGTGGACCCTGGCGCTGTCGCTGATCGCCTTTGTCGGCGGCGCGATCCTGGGCCTCGTGATCGCGCTGGCGCGCACGTCCGAGAACAGCGCGGCGCGCGTGCTCTCCACCGGCTTCATCCAGGTCTTCCAGGGCACGCCGCTGCTGCTGCAGCTCTTCCTGATCTTCTTCGGCGCGCCGGTGATCGGCTTCGACATCAACCCGTGGATCGCTGCCGGCGTGGCGCTGGTGCTCAACAGCGCCGCCTTCCTCGGCGAGATCTGGCGTGGCTGCATCGAGGCCATTCCGCGTGGCCAGACGGAGGCCGCGCATGCGCTCAACCTCGGCTATGCGAGCCGCATGCGCGACGTGGTGCTGCCGCAGGCTTTCAAGATCGCGCTGCCGCCGACGGTGGGCTACGTGGTGCAGATCATCAAGGGCACCTCGCTTGCCGCGATCATCGGCTTCACCGAGGTCACGCGCGCCGGGCAGATCATCAACAACGCGACCTTCCAGCCGCTGTACGTGTTCAGCACCGTGGCGGCGATCTACTTCGTCATCTGCTGGCCGCTCTCGCTGATGGCGGCGCACATGGAGCGCAAGCGCGCCCGTGCACTGGTGCGCTGA
- a CDS encoding glutamine ABC transporter ATP-binding protein, which yields MNVLISLSSFGAAEVGRHGQLWCTRLALEAGADSVEVRGELLREAAAELPALAGLASVYSSPEGLWSDDGALNEGALARGLAAAGVLRAHRLKMSIGGYGGGSSLARLKALLDGQAVELLIENDQTVKAGTVPALQAFFSAADAAGLDLGMTFDMGNWHWLGECPLAAAEALAPRVRYVHCKGVQRLPAKWVAVPLGESLAPWRAVLRALPADVPHAIEYPLVGDDLLAVTREQVTQIRCVR from the coding sequence ATGAACGTTCTTATTTCCCTCTCGTCATTTGGCGCGGCCGAGGTGGGCCGGCATGGGCAGCTGTGGTGTACGCGGCTGGCGCTGGAAGCTGGTGCGGACAGCGTCGAGGTGCGGGGGGAGCTGTTGCGCGAGGCGGCGGCCGAGTTGCCTGCACTGGCCGGGCTGGCATCCGTCTACTCGAGTCCGGAAGGACTGTGGTCGGACGACGGCGCCCTGAATGAAGGCGCACTTGCGCGCGGCTTGGCCGCGGCGGGCGTCCTGCGCGCGCATCGGCTCAAGATGTCGATCGGCGGCTACGGCGGTGGCTCCTCACTCGCGCGCCTGAAGGCGCTGCTCGATGGACAGGCGGTCGAGCTGTTGATCGAGAACGACCAGACGGTGAAGGCCGGCACAGTGCCCGCGCTCCAGGCCTTCTTCAGCGCGGCCGATGCGGCGGGGCTCGACTTGGGCATGACCTTCGACATGGGCAACTGGCACTGGCTGGGCGAATGCCCGCTCGCGGCGGCAGAGGCGCTGGCGCCGCGGGTGCGCTATGTGCACTGCAAGGGCGTGCAGCGTCTGCCGGCGAAATGGGTGGCGGTGCCGCTGGGCGAGTCGCTGGCACCCTGGCGCGCGGTGCTGCGGGCCTTGCCCGCCGATGTGCCGCACGCCATCGAATACCCGCTGGTCGGCGACGACCTGCTCGCCGTCACGCGCGAGCAGGTCACCCAGATCCGTTGCGTTCGCTGA
- a CDS encoding transporter substrate-binding domain-containing protein, protein MTFFTTRRATIAALGLGAALTAFAPLASAQTMAEIKKKGEVTIGMLVDFPPYGTTNAQNQPDGYDADVAKLLAKDWGVKANIVPVTGPNRIPFLLTNKVDLLVASLAVTPERAKQVQFSQPYAAATIVLYGKKGSNIKGAADLKGMRVGVARASTQDVAVTKAAPEGTEIRRFDDDASAMQALISGQVDAIGCSVTVAAQIAKRVPANTFENKFTLVQQAMAVAMRPGQDDLLKNVNEFVSKNTANGELNKLYNKWLQTDLPKLN, encoded by the coding sequence ATGACTTTCTTCACCACCCGCCGTGCCACCATCGCTGCACTGGGTCTCGGCGCGGCGCTGACCGCGTTCGCGCCGCTTGCCTCGGCCCAGACCATGGCCGAGATCAAGAAGAAGGGCGAAGTCACCATCGGCATGCTGGTCGACTTCCCGCCCTACGGCACCACCAATGCGCAGAACCAGCCCGACGGCTACGACGCCGACGTCGCCAAGCTGCTGGCCAAGGACTGGGGCGTCAAGGCCAACATCGTGCCGGTCACGGGCCCCAACCGCATTCCGTTCCTGCTGACCAACAAGGTCGACCTGCTGGTGGCCTCGCTGGCGGTGACGCCCGAGCGCGCCAAGCAGGTGCAGTTCTCGCAACCCTATGCCGCGGCGACGATCGTTCTCTACGGCAAGAAGGGCAGCAACATCAAGGGCGCCGCCGACCTGAAGGGGATGCGTGTCGGCGTGGCCCGTGCCAGCACGCAGGACGTGGCCGTGACCAAGGCCGCGCCCGAGGGCACCGAGATCCGCCGGTTCGACGACGACGCCTCGGCCATGCAGGCGCTGATCTCGGGCCAGGTCGACGCCATCGGCTGCTCCGTCACCGTGGCCGCGCAGATTGCCAAGCGCGTGCCCGCCAACACCTTCGAGAACAAGTTCACCCTCGTGCAGCAAGCCATGGCCGTCGCCATGCGCCCGGGCCAGGACGACCTGCTGAAGAACGTCAACGAGTTCGTGTCGAAGAACACGGCCAACGGCGAGCTCAACAAGCTGTACAACAAGTGGCTGCAGACGGACCTGCCGAAGCTCAACTGA